Proteins encoded in a region of the Scrofimicrobium sp. R131 genome:
- a CDS encoding zinc-dependent metalloprotease, with translation MNDSRDDRPDEYSDEPERNPLEEILSAFLGPEAAAEAAKQFSLQGFDLSSMADAFGAGSNPVPLGQLQYLFQSTTGPINWRMVEDLAKQHAFQADREPIGFTETRLVNDALQIADLWLSQVTDFTVSDANFETWIKVDWVTQTLPAWKQICEPVAANASRALTEALQSEMGEAEDRGLPPEIQQLAGSLSTALPRMSGLAFGSQIGQALGAMSEHSFGPFDSGLPLARPGTTALVFYNIMEFTEGLTTDPREVLWYIAIRESAHSRLFASVPWLQADLLQAITRYSQEIRIDTEAIAESARSFDFQDPESLNRAMSEGVFSPEPTEAQQRALTRIETLLALIEGWVEVVTAEAGRDYLPDLDKMQELMRRRRVSGSNGEQLLAQLVGLHLRPRQARNAAKLWRLVQDASGPDGRDALWAHPDLIPTAQELADPEIFLATREAANDTTDEFDEALEKLLDGTLGWADGLEPPTDDK, from the coding sequence ATGAACGATTCGCGCGACGATCGCCCAGACGAGTACTCCGACGAACCGGAACGTAATCCGCTTGAAGAGATCCTTTCCGCGTTCTTGGGGCCCGAAGCCGCGGCTGAGGCCGCCAAGCAGTTCAGCCTGCAGGGATTCGACCTCAGCTCCATGGCCGACGCTTTTGGGGCGGGCTCAAACCCGGTCCCGTTGGGTCAACTCCAGTACCTGTTCCAGTCCACCACCGGCCCAATCAACTGGCGGATGGTCGAAGATCTCGCCAAACAGCACGCTTTTCAGGCGGACCGGGAACCGATTGGGTTCACCGAGACACGCCTGGTGAACGACGCCCTGCAGATTGCCGACCTGTGGCTGAGCCAGGTGACGGACTTTACCGTCAGCGACGCCAATTTTGAGACCTGGATCAAGGTGGACTGGGTGACGCAGACGCTGCCCGCCTGGAAGCAGATTTGCGAGCCGGTCGCGGCCAACGCGTCGCGGGCCCTCACCGAAGCCTTGCAGTCGGAGATGGGCGAGGCGGAGGACCGGGGTTTGCCCCCGGAGATTCAACAGTTGGCCGGCTCCCTGAGCACGGCTTTGCCCCGGATGTCCGGGTTGGCCTTTGGCTCCCAGATCGGCCAGGCGCTCGGGGCCATGTCGGAGCACAGTTTCGGCCCGTTCGACTCGGGCCTGCCGTTGGCGCGGCCCGGCACCACCGCCCTGGTCTTCTACAACATCATGGAGTTCACCGAGGGGCTGACCACCGACCCGCGCGAAGTGCTCTGGTACATCGCCATTCGAGAGTCGGCCCATTCGCGACTGTTCGCCTCGGTCCCCTGGCTGCAGGCCGACCTGCTCCAGGCGATCACCCGGTACTCGCAGGAGATCCGGATCGACACCGAAGCCATTGCCGAGTCGGCCCGCTCCTTCGATTTCCAGGATCCGGAGTCGCTGAACCGGGCCATGTCCGAGGGGGTGTTCTCCCCGGAGCCGACCGAGGCGCAGCAGCGAGCCCTGACCCGGATCGAAACCCTGCTGGCCCTGATTGAGGGCTGGGTCGAGGTGGTCACCGCCGAAGCGGGGCGCGACTACCTGCCCGACCTGGACAAGATGCAGGAACTCATGCGCCGGCGCCGCGTGAGCGGATCCAACGGAGAGCAGCTTCTGGCCCAGCTGGTGGGCCTGCACCTTCGCCCCCGTCAAGCTCGCAACGCCGCCAAACTCTGGCGCCTGGTTCAGGATGCTTCCGGACCGGATGGGCGCGATGCCCTCTGGGCCCACCCGGATCTGATCCCCACCGCGCAGGAACTGGCCGACCCGGAGATTTTCTTGGCCACCCGCGAGGCGGCCAACGACACCACCGACGAGTTTGACGAGGCGTTGGAGAAACTTCTGGACGGCACCCTTGGTTGGGCGGACGGGTTGGAGCCCCCGACCGACGACAAGTAG
- a CDS encoding ATP-dependent DNA helicase UvrD2 — MSEMKQPEELLAALDPQQQEVALQVGGPLCVRAGAGTGKTRAITYRIAYGVASGQLSPTSILAVTFTARAAAEMRSRLRDLGVHGVQARTFHSAALRQLSYFWERAFSGSVPQVVGHKAALVASAATRVGVRVDKTSVRDLAAEIEWAKVSMISLEDYPQQAAKLGRAAPADLSMEDFARIYDAYEQAKAERQVIDFEDVLTLTCGLLQERDDIRQKVRGQYRSFVVDEYQDVSTLQQHLLNLWRGPRRDICVVGDVSQTIYSFAGASPRYLIDFPTQFPEAKVVELNRDYRSTPQVVAVANQVMARARGINGLGPERGLEGAVRLVSQREGGPAVSFRSFPTDEDEARGIAQQIQDLSQQGRPLAQIAVLYRTNAQSEALEQALTDLGLGVQVHGGARFFEREEIRRALVLLRQGARMRELVGEGEAEAELSTQVEDILLGAGWTPEPPQREGASRERWENLEALAALARSKPELSLGQFVEDLLERAQAQAAPQVNGVVLSTLHAAKGLEWDVVFLAGVSEGLIPISLAELPETVEEERRLLYVGITRARDLLQVSYARSRSGGRSQKRKVSRFLAPLWPEEAAPARRRAEGDQSAKQKLSQDKERFLAESDPATLALFEELRRWRLGVAGELSRPAFAVMNDVTLRDIATAKPKTLRQLGAVRGIGHNRLADYGAQILQLIRQHGAEQVEDS; from the coding sequence ATGTCTGAAATGAAACAACCCGAGGAGTTGCTGGCCGCCCTGGACCCCCAGCAGCAAGAGGTCGCCCTGCAGGTTGGGGGGCCGCTCTGCGTGCGGGCCGGTGCCGGGACCGGGAAAACCCGGGCAATCACCTACCGAATTGCCTACGGGGTGGCTTCGGGGCAGCTCAGCCCCACCTCGATTCTGGCGGTGACGTTCACGGCCCGGGCCGCGGCTGAGATGCGCTCACGGCTGCGAGATCTGGGCGTGCACGGGGTACAGGCCCGTACATTCCACTCGGCGGCTTTGCGCCAACTTTCCTACTTTTGGGAGCGGGCATTTTCCGGATCGGTCCCCCAGGTGGTTGGGCACAAGGCGGCCCTGGTGGCTTCGGCCGCCACCCGGGTGGGGGTGCGGGTGGACAAGACTTCGGTGCGGGACCTGGCCGCTGAGATTGAGTGGGCCAAAGTCTCGATGATCAGCTTGGAGGACTACCCCCAGCAGGCCGCCAAGCTCGGGCGGGCGGCTCCGGCCGACCTGTCGATGGAAGATTTTGCCCGTATTTACGACGCCTATGAGCAGGCGAAGGCTGAACGCCAGGTGATCGACTTCGAAGATGTGCTGACCCTGACCTGCGGGCTGCTGCAAGAACGCGACGACATCCGGCAAAAAGTGCGGGGGCAGTACCGCTCGTTTGTGGTGGACGAGTATCAGGACGTTTCCACCCTGCAGCAGCACCTGTTGAACCTGTGGCGGGGCCCGCGCCGGGACATCTGCGTCGTGGGTGACGTCTCCCAGACCATTTACTCATTTGCCGGGGCCAGCCCCCGCTACCTGATTGATTTTCCGACGCAGTTCCCCGAGGCGAAAGTGGTAGAGCTGAACCGGGACTACCGGTCCACTCCGCAGGTGGTAGCGGTCGCCAACCAGGTGATGGCTCGGGCGCGGGGGATCAACGGGCTCGGCCCCGAGCGGGGATTGGAGGGGGCGGTGCGCCTGGTCTCGCAGCGCGAGGGCGGGCCGGCCGTGTCGTTCCGATCCTTCCCCACCGATGAGGATGAGGCCCGCGGCATTGCCCAGCAGATTCAGGACCTGTCCCAGCAGGGTCGACCGCTGGCACAAATCGCGGTGCTGTACCGGACCAATGCGCAGTCCGAGGCCCTGGAGCAGGCGCTGACCGACCTGGGTCTGGGGGTGCAGGTCCACGGTGGGGCCCGCTTCTTCGAACGAGAGGAAATCCGCCGCGCGCTCGTCCTGCTGCGACAGGGGGCGCGGATGCGCGAACTGGTGGGAGAGGGCGAGGCTGAAGCGGAGCTGTCAACCCAGGTGGAAGACATTTTGCTGGGGGCGGGGTGGACCCCGGAGCCGCCGCAGCGCGAAGGCGCGTCGCGGGAACGGTGGGAAAACTTGGAGGCGCTGGCCGCCCTGGCGCGGTCCAAACCGGAGCTCAGCCTCGGCCAGTTTGTCGAGGATCTGCTTGAACGGGCCCAGGCGCAGGCCGCCCCCCAGGTCAACGGGGTGGTGCTCTCCACCCTGCACGCCGCCAAGGGGTTGGAATGGGACGTGGTCTTCCTGGCCGGGGTGAGTGAGGGGCTGATTCCAATCTCGCTGGCGGAGCTACCCGAAACGGTAGAGGAGGAACGTCGGCTGCTCTACGTCGGGATCACCCGGGCCCGCGACCTGCTGCAGGTGTCCTACGCCCGAAGCCGTAGCGGGGGGCGCAGCCAGAAACGCAAGGTCAGTCGGTTCCTGGCTCCGCTTTGGCCCGAGGAGGCGGCTCCCGCGCGGCGTCGAGCCGAAGGTGATCAGAGCGCCAAGCAAAAGCTCAGCCAGGACAAGGAACGGTTCCTAGCTGAGTCCGACCCGGCCACCCTCGCCCTGTTCGAAGAACTGCGGCGTTGGCGCCTGGGTGTGGCCGGGGAACTGTCCCGCCCCGCCTTCGCCGTGATGAACGACGTCACCCTGCGCGACATTGCCACCGCTAAACCCAAGACCCTGCGTCAGTTGGGGGCGGTGCGCGGGATCGGGCACAACCGCCTGGCCGACTACGGGGCCCAGATTCTGCAGCTCATTCGCCAGCACGGGGCAGAGCAGGTGGAGGATAGCTAG